The Desulfuromonas versatilis genome has a segment encoding these proteins:
- a CDS encoding cytochrome c3 family protein has product MKKLVLWGAVQFFASFLFASSVAAADGCLVSDCHADLALPKVVHSPVSEGECESCHQATGAKHPGSAKGFKAVARGGELCLQCHDDVGNEPNRHGPVRAGRCNFCHTPHASDNPALLLGSGNKICFYCHGGIERIVKNARSQHAPVAEGRCWDCHKPHGSEFKPLLKDYYPAEFYTPYRYENFALCFRCHDDRAFLYERTSEATSFRNGDYNLHVLHVNKAKKGRVCKSCHGVHGGDQDKLILSKIPGFGSWEIPINFQRTANGGTCFVGCHKPKTYDRLSQQQILREQKTIFGQE; this is encoded by the coding sequence ATGAAAAAGCTTGTTCTTTGGGGGGCGGTGCAGTTTTTCGCCTCCTTTCTGTTTGCCTCCTCTGTTGCGGCTGCCGACGGTTGCCTGGTGTCCGACTGCCATGCCGACCTCGCGCTCCCCAAGGTCGTCCACTCCCCGGTGAGCGAGGGTGAATGCGAAAGCTGTCACCAGGCGACCGGAGCCAAACATCCGGGAAGTGCCAAGGGGTTCAAGGCCGTGGCCAGGGGAGGCGAGCTGTGCCTGCAGTGCCATGACGATGTCGGCAATGAACCGAATCGGCACGGGCCGGTTCGAGCGGGGCGCTGCAATTTCTGCCACACCCCCCACGCATCCGACAACCCCGCCCTGCTGCTGGGCTCCGGAAACAAGATCTGTTTCTACTGCCACGGCGGGATCGAGCGGATTGTGAAAAATGCCCGGTCGCAACATGCCCCGGTGGCCGAGGGGCGCTGCTGGGACTGCCACAAGCCCCACGGGTCAGAGTTCAAGCCCCTGCTCAAGGACTATTATCCCGCCGAGTTCTATACGCCCTACCGGTACGAGAACTTCGCCCTCTGCTTCCGCTGTCACGACGACCGGGCGTTTCTCTACGAGCGGACCTCGGAGGCGACCAGTTTCCGCAACGGCGACTACAACCTCCACGTGCTGCACGTCAACAAGGCCAAGAAAGGGCGGGTCTGCAAGAGTTGTCACGGGGTTCACGGCGGGGACCAGGACAAACTCATCCTCAGCAAGATACCAGGTTTCGGCAGCTGGGAGATTCCCATCAATTTTCAGCGTACCGCCAACGGCGGGACCTGCTTTGTCGGCTGCCACAAGCCCAAGACCTATGACCGTCTGAGCCAGCAGCAGATCCTCAGGGAACAAAAGACCATCTTCGGTCAGGAGTAG